One Polaribacter sp. SA4-12 genomic window carries:
- a CDS encoding Na(+)-translocating NADH-quinone reductase subunit C produces MSKRTDSNSYTMIFAVIMVLIVGSVLAFFASSLKPNIDENKRIEKQQNILYAMGVNENEGTSANFVSRDIAGTEFTKYIKKQLIIQGDKNTEDDKAFFIDVKKQQALAKDGNVRKLPLFVGEKDGKTFYVAPIRGKGLWDAIWGYVALDENMIVQGAYFDHKGETPGLGANIKQRYFMDDFIGEHLMTETGSFKGITVAKGNNDPKNEDKTDYEVDAIAGATITGDGVSAMIKSDLKLYVPYFKSLKK; encoded by the coding sequence ATGAGTAAGAGAACAGATAGTAATTCATATACAATGATTTTCGCCGTAATTATGGTGTTAATTGTTGGTTCGGTATTGGCTTTTTTCGCATCGTCTTTAAAACCAAATATTGACGAAAATAAAAGAATCGAAAAGCAGCAAAACATACTTTACGCTATGGGCGTAAATGAAAATGAAGGAACAAGTGCAAACTTTGTTTCTAGAGATATTGCCGGTACTGAGTTTACAAAATACATCAAAAAGCAATTAATTATTCAAGGTGATAAAAATACTGAAGACGATAAAGCGTTTTTTATTGATGTTAAAAAGCAACAAGCTTTAGCCAAAGATGGTAATGTAAGAAAGTTGCCTTTGTTTGTTGGAGAAAAAGATGGTAAAACATTTTATGTAGCACCAATTAGAGGTAAAGGTCTTTGGGATGCAATTTGGGGTTATGTAGCTTTAGATGAAAACATGATTGTACAAGGAGCATATTTTGATCATAAAGGTGAAACACCTGGTTTAGGAGCAAACATAAAACAACGTTATTTTATGGATGATTTTATTGGTGAACATTTAATGACTGAAACTGGAAGTTTTAAAGGAATTACAGTTGCCAAAGGAAATAACGATCCAAAGAACGAAGACAAAACAGATTATGAAGTGGATGCAATTGCTGGTGCAACAATTACTGGTGATGGAGTTTCTGCAATGATCAAATCTGATTTAAAATTATACGTACCTTATTTTAAATCATTAAAAAAATAA
- a CDS encoding alpha/beta hydrolase yields the protein MNWTFYLIIFLSIVVVVSIVIYFFQERFLFHPEKLPKDFQFQYENQEVQEYNLEIKEGVTINGLHFKAENSKGLVYYLKGNSKSIKGWGKFAVDFTIHNYDVIMIDYRGFGKSTGKMSQESMKHDALYVYDKLKEVVKEENIIIYGRSLGTGLATKVASVNNPKMLVLACPYFSMKKNVRRYLPFIPLGLVMRYSMPTYKWIKYVECPIKIIHGTNDKVIKFASSLRLSKMKPNLTKLFPIIGGGHKDLHNFESYHKTLKEILVAEEELEFDRSKTSIDFIRTKKSKK from the coding sequence ATGAACTGGACTTTCTATCTTATTATCTTTCTAAGTATTGTAGTAGTAGTTAGTATCGTTATTTATTTCTTTCAAGAACGTTTTTTATTTCACCCAGAAAAACTGCCTAAAGATTTTCAGTTTCAATATGAAAATCAAGAAGTACAAGAATATAATTTGGAAATTAAAGAAGGTGTTACTATAAATGGATTGCACTTTAAAGCAGAAAACTCCAAAGGATTGGTGTACTATTTAAAAGGGAATTCAAAGAGTATAAAAGGTTGGGGTAAATTTGCAGTAGATTTCACAATACATAATTACGATGTGATTATGATTGATTATCGTGGTTTTGGAAAAAGTACAGGGAAAATGAGTCAAGAAAGCATGAAACATGATGCTTTGTATGTGTATGATAAACTGAAAGAAGTTGTAAAGGAAGAAAATATCATTATTTACGGACGCTCATTAGGTACAGGTTTGGCTACCAAAGTTGCTTCTGTAAATAACCCTAAAATGTTGGTTTTAGCATGTCCTTACTTTAGTATGAAAAAGAATGTAAGAAGGTATCTTCCTTTTATTCCTTTAGGTTTGGTAATGCGTTATTCTATGCCAACCTATAAGTGGATTAAATACGTTGAATGTCCTATCAAAATTATTCATGGTACAAATGATAAAGTAATTAAGTTTGCATCTAGTTTAAGACTATCCAAAATGAAACCAAATCTCACAAAATTGTTTCCAATAATTGGTGGCGGACATAAAGATTTGCATAATTTTGAAAGCTATCATAAAACTTTAAAAGAAATTTTAGTTGCTGAAGAAGAATTAGAGTTTGATAGATCAAAAACAAGTATCGATTTTATAAGAACTAAAAAGAGTAAGAAATAG
- a CDS encoding Na(+)-translocating NADH-quinone reductase subunit A — MSKDIRIKKGLDIKLVGGAEKTTKETSLSSVYAVKPEDFHGITPKLIAKEGAEVKAGEALFYSKSDERILFSSPVSGKVVEVVRGARRKVLAVKIAADSTQEYKDFDTKDAAKMSAEEVKNHLFASGCWPFVKQRPYDVVANPNQAPKAIFVSAYASAPLAADLDFTLAGKEAELQAAITAVSKLTDGKVHVSVGANSNSPLASLNGVELHKVSGPHPSGNVSTQIANIDPINKGEVVWVITPQDLVIIGELLLTGKFNATRTVALTGSKFSKPQYVTAIAGATISDVTASNLENDNTRIISGNVLSGKEVKEDEFLGYYDNQITAIPEGDDYELFGWTTPVFNKISTSRALTFSWLTPKKKYDLNTNTNGEHRAFVVTGSYEDVFPLDIYPMQLLKAFMYKDLDEMEALGGYEVAPEDFALTEFICVSKQPHQKIIREGLDLMREELG; from the coding sequence ATGTCAAAAGACATTCGTATTAAAAAAGGCTTAGATATTAAGCTTGTTGGCGGTGCAGAAAAAACTACTAAAGAGACTTCTTTAAGTAGTGTTTACGCAGTGAAGCCAGAAGACTTTCACGGAATTACACCTAAACTTATCGCAAAAGAAGGCGCAGAAGTAAAAGCTGGAGAAGCACTTTTTTATTCAAAAAGTGACGAACGTATTTTATTTTCAAGCCCTGTTTCTGGTAAAGTTGTAGAGGTAGTACGTGGAGCAAGAAGAAAAGTGTTAGCAGTGAAAATTGCAGCAGATTCAACACAAGAGTATAAAGATTTCGACACTAAAGATGCAGCGAAAATGTCTGCAGAAGAAGTAAAGAATCATTTGTTTGCTTCAGGTTGTTGGCCATTTGTAAAACAACGTCCTTATGATGTAGTTGCAAATCCAAACCAAGCACCAAAAGCTATTTTTGTTTCTGCCTATGCAAGTGCACCATTAGCAGCAGATTTAGATTTTACTTTAGCAGGTAAAGAAGCAGAATTGCAAGCAGCAATTACAGCTGTTTCTAAACTTACAGATGGTAAGGTTCATGTTTCTGTTGGAGCAAATTCTAATTCTCCTTTAGCTAGTTTAAATGGCGTAGAATTGCATAAGGTTTCAGGACCCCATCCTTCAGGGAATGTGAGTACTCAAATTGCAAACATAGATCCTATTAATAAAGGTGAAGTTGTTTGGGTAATTACTCCACAAGATTTAGTAATTATTGGTGAGTTACTTTTAACTGGTAAATTTAATGCAACAAGAACAGTTGCTTTAACAGGTTCTAAGTTTAGCAAGCCACAATATGTAACTGCAATTGCAGGAGCAACTATTTCTGATGTAACTGCAAGTAATTTAGAAAACGATAATACAAGAATCATTAGCGGAAACGTACTTTCTGGAAAGGAAGTAAAAGAAGATGAATTTTTGGGTTATTATGACAATCAAATAACTGCAATTCCAGAAGGAGATGATTATGAATTATTTGGTTGGACAACACCAGTTTTCAATAAGATTTCTACTTCTAGAGCGTTAACTTTTTCTTGGTTAACTCCAAAGAAAAAATACGATTTAAATACAAATACAAACGGAGAGCACAGAGCATTTGTTGTTACGGGTTCTTACGAAGATGTTTTTCCTTTAGATATTTATCCAATGCAATTGTTAAAAGCATTTATGTATAAAGATTTAGACGAAATGGAAGCTTTAGGAGGTTACGAAGTAGCTCCAGAAGATTTTGCACTAACAGAATTTATTTGTGTATCTAAACAACCTCACCAGAAAATAATACGTGAAGGTTTAGATTTAATGAGAGAAGAATTAGGATAA
- a CDS encoding NADH:ubiquinone reductase (Na(+)-transporting) subunit D, which produces MGLLSKKDAALITDPLLDNNPITIQVLGICSALAITAELKASIVMAVSVMFVLGLGNVVISLMRNIIPSKIRIIVQLIVVATLVIIVDLVLKAFAYELSKTLSVFVGLIITNCIIMGRFEAFALGNGPWRSFLDGIGNAVGYGVILIIVGFFRELLGAGTLLGYPVLGNPIPGELSGLYAYGYENNGFMLLSPMALIVVGIIIWIQRTKNKSLIEEN; this is translated from the coding sequence ATGGGACTTTTATCAAAAAAAGACGCAGCATTAATTACAGATCCATTATTGGACAATAACCCAATTACAATTCAAGTATTAGGTATTTGTTCTGCTTTAGCAATTACAGCAGAATTAAAAGCTTCTATTGTAATGGCTGTTTCTGTAATGTTTGTATTAGGTTTAGGAAACGTAGTTATCTCTTTAATGAGAAACATTATACCATCAAAAATTAGAATTATCGTTCAGCTAATTGTAGTTGCAACTTTAGTAATTATTGTTGATTTAGTTTTAAAAGCTTTCGCTTATGAACTGAGTAAAACACTTTCTGTTTTTGTGGGATTAATTATTACGAACTGTATTATTATGGGGCGTTTTGAAGCTTTCGCTTTAGGAAACGGACCTTGGCGTTCTTTCTTAGACGGAATAGGAAATGCAGTTGGTTATGGAGTTATTTTAATAATAGTAGGTTTCTTTAGAGAACTTTTAGGAGCAGGAACTTTGTTAGGATATCCTGTATTAGGGAACCCTATCCCAGGAGAATTATCAGGTTTATATGCTTATGGATATGAAAATAACGGTTTTATGTTATTATCACCAATGGCATTAATTGTAGTTGGTATTATTATCTGGATTCAACGTACTAAGAACAAATCATTAATAGAAGAGAATTAA
- the nqrF gene encoding NADH:ubiquinone reductase (Na(+)-transporting) subunit F, which translates to MILAAGTTGTIIATVAAFLVLTLVLVALLLFVKQKLSPSGPVTITINGEKKIEVGSGSTLLTTLGNEKIFLPSACGGGGSCVQCECHVNSGGGEALPTETPHFTKKELKTGIRLACQVKVKQDMDISIPEEIFGIKKWPATVVRNYNVATFIKEFVVEIPEDMGYKAGGYIQIEIPACEVNFADMDITAHPEEHDTPDKFEAEWDKFNLRPLVMKNAETVERAYSMASYPAEGREIMLNVRIATPPFDRAKGGWMDVNPGVASSYIFNLKKGDKCVISGPYGEFFINESEAEMLYVGGGAGMAPMRSHLYHLFRTLKTGRKVTYWYGGRSKAELFYIEHFRALERDFPNFKFYIALSDPTEADNWTKKTDISDEAGDGFVGFIHNCVIENYLDHHDAPEDLELYFCGPPLMNNAVQKMGEDFGLADENIRFDDFGG; encoded by the coding sequence ATGATATTAGCAGCAGGTACAACAGGAACCATTATTGCAACAGTAGCAGCTTTTTTAGTATTAACACTGGTATTAGTAGCATTATTATTATTTGTAAAACAAAAATTATCTCCTTCTGGTCCAGTAACAATTACTATCAATGGAGAAAAGAAAATAGAAGTAGGTTCTGGTAGCACACTTTTAACAACATTAGGAAACGAGAAAATATTTTTACCATCGGCTTGTGGTGGTGGTGGTTCTTGTGTTCAGTGTGAGTGTCACGTAAATTCTGGTGGAGGTGAAGCTTTACCAACAGAAACACCTCACTTTACAAAGAAAGAGTTAAAAACAGGAATTCGTTTAGCATGTCAAGTAAAAGTAAAGCAAGACATGGATATTTCTATTCCAGAAGAAATTTTTGGAATAAAGAAATGGCCTGCAACTGTTGTAAGAAATTATAACGTAGCCACATTTATTAAAGAGTTTGTAGTTGAAATTCCAGAAGATATGGGATACAAAGCAGGTGGGTATATTCAAATTGAAATTCCAGCTTGTGAAGTAAATTTTGCTGATATGGATATTACAGCGCATCCAGAAGAACACGATACACCAGATAAGTTTGAAGCAGAATGGGACAAGTTTAACTTAAGACCATTAGTAATGAAAAATGCAGAAACTGTAGAAAGAGCATATTCTATGGCTTCTTATCCTGCTGAAGGAAGAGAAATTATGTTAAATGTACGTATTGCTACACCTCCTTTTGATAGAGCGAAAGGTGGATGGATGGATGTTAATCCTGGAGTAGCATCTTCATATATATTTAATTTAAAGAAAGGTGATAAATGTGTAATTTCAGGTCCTTATGGAGAATTCTTCATTAACGAATCTGAAGCAGAAATGTTATATGTAGGTGGTGGAGCAGGTATGGCACCAATGCGTTCTCATTTATATCACTTATTCAGAACCTTAAAAACAGGTAGAAAAGTAACATATTGGTATGGAGGTCGTTCTAAAGCAGAATTATTTTATATCGAACACTTTAGAGCTTTAGAAAGAGATTTTCCTAACTTTAAATTTTATATTGCTTTATCTGATCCAACAGAAGCAGATAATTGGACAAAGAAGACCGATATTAGTGATGAAGCTGGAGATGGTTTTGTAGGATTTATACATAATTGTGTAATTGAAAACTACTTAGATCACCATGATGCACCAGAAGATTTAGAATTGTATTTCTGTGGACCACCATTAATGAATAATGCTGTTCAGAAAATGGGAGAAGATTTTGGTCTTGCTGATGAAAACATTCGTTTTGATGACTTTGGAGGATAA
- the nqrE gene encoding NADH:ubiquinone reductase (Na(+)-transporting) subunit E — MEHIELFFKSIFIDNMVFATFLGMCSYLAVSKKVTTAVGLGAAVIFVLAVTVPLNWLLDQYILKEGALVWLNPEYGVNGSETMDLSFLSFIMFIATIATMVQLVEIVVEKFSPSLYNSLGIFLPLIAVNCAILGGSLFMQSREIPSLGLALTYGVGSGIGWFLAILAIAAIREKIRYSNVPPALRGLGITFIITGLMAIGFMSFGGMLTGGDEPVEEKPKVEAEATIKKEEVKTATKEIVAENTNINQ; from the coding sequence ATGGAACATATAGAATTATTTTTCAAATCGATATTTATAGATAACATGGTATTTGCAACCTTCTTAGGAATGTGTTCTTACCTTGCTGTATCTAAAAAAGTAACTACTGCTGTTGGTTTAGGAGCTGCTGTAATTTTTGTATTAGCAGTAACTGTACCTTTAAACTGGTTGTTAGATCAGTATATTTTAAAAGAAGGCGCATTAGTTTGGTTAAATCCAGAATATGGAGTTAATGGAAGCGAAACTATGGATTTAAGTTTCTTATCATTTATCATGTTTATTGCAACAATTGCAACCATGGTACAATTGGTAGAAATTGTTGTTGAAAAGTTTTCACCATCACTATACAATTCATTAGGTATTTTCTTACCGTTAATTGCTGTAAACTGTGCTATTTTAGGAGGAAGTTTATTTATGCAATCTCGTGAAATTCCTTCTTTAGGATTAGCACTAACTTACGGAGTAGGTTCTGGAATTGGATGGTTTTTAGCAATTTTAGCAATTGCAGCTATTCGTGAAAAAATTAGATATTCAAATGTTCCTCCTGCATTAAGAGGATTGGGAATTACGTTTATCATTACAGGATTAATGGCAATTGGTTTTATGAGTTTTGGAGGTATGTTAACTGGAGGTGATGAGCCTGTAGAAGAAAAACCAAAAGTAGAAGCTGAAGCTACCATTAAAAAAGAAGAAGTAAAAACAGCAACTAAAGAAATTGTAGCTGAAAACACAAATATAAACCAATAG
- a CDS encoding tail fiber protein has protein sequence MKKFYNTLLFLFITTISFAQGIAIQGIARDNASSAITDTNLTFTFSITKNDNTVLYSETQAIKTDNFGVFSHIVSTGNPTTSAFNNVDFSITNLKMKVLVVYEGNTIEVYNQTFQYTPYAFFAQKAALATNATNADDGVPTGAIMPYSGTTAPEGWVLCDGQSLTSITGSAALIALVGNTAPNLQGTFLRGTGLSPTNGRSGPGLGTFQTDTFRSHLHGSGSLFANTAGSHTHAYQSGAGDQSGIDGGGWNSGEIGYRITNNTSSNAGSHGHVVSGSVGSTGDTETRPVNYGVNYIIKL, from the coding sequence ATGAAAAAGTTCTATAACACATTATTGTTTTTGTTTATTACAACAATCTCATTTGCACAAGGAATTGCAATACAAGGTATCGCCAGAGATAATGCAAGTTCTGCTATAACAGATACTAACTTAACATTTACGTTTAGCATTACAAAAAACGACAACACTGTTCTCTATTCAGAAACGCAAGCTATTAAAACAGATAATTTTGGTGTCTTTTCTCATATAGTAAGTACAGGAAACCCAACTACTAGTGCATTTAACAATGTAGATTTTTCAATAACAAATTTAAAAATGAAAGTTTTAGTGGTCTATGAAGGAAACACCATAGAAGTCTATAACCAAACTTTTCAATACACTCCTTATGCATTTTTTGCTCAAAAAGCAGCATTGGCAACAAATGCAACAAATGCAGATGACGGCGTACCAACAGGTGCCATTATGCCTTATTCAGGTACAACAGCTCCTGAAGGCTGGGTGCTTTGTGATGGGCAAAGCTTAACATCTATAACAGGTTCTGCAGCATTAATAGCATTGGTTGGTAATACTGCGCCTAATCTTCAAGGTACATTTTTAAGAGGTACAGGTTTAAGTCCTACCAATGGTAGAAGTGGACCAGGATTGGGCACTTTTCAAACGGATACATTTAGAAGTCATTTACATGGTAGTGGTAGTTTATTTGCGAATACAGCTGGTTCACATACGCATGCTTATCAATCTGGAGCAGGAGATCAATCTGGTATAGATGGCGGTGGTTGGAATTCTGGAGAAATAGGGTATCGTATTACAAACAATACAAGTTCTAATGCTGGGAGTCATGGCCATGTGGTGTCTGGTTCAGTTGGTTCAACTGGTGACACAGAAACTCGTCCAGTAAATTATGGTGTAAATTATATCATAAAATTGTAG
- a CDS encoding NADH:ubiquinone reductase (Na(+)-transporting) subunit B, translating to MGLKQNLHNLKEKYKGTKMAPAFNAIHTFLYLPNVVTHGGTHIKAADDLKRTMNTVILALIPCLIFGMFNAGYQHHAAIDATLRADVLANFFTFDNLWIGIIKVLPLVIISYGVGLGVEFIFAIIKGHEVEEGYLVTGMLVPLIVPIDTPLWMLSVAVIFGVVIGKEVFGGTGMNILNPALTIRAFLFFAYPTWMSGDKVWVHGADPRMGMLGTENIPDAISGETILGAYAQGQEVIYSNWDMFFGFIPGSVGETSTFLILLGAAFLIFTKIGSWRIIVSTFLGAAVMGLIFNQIVAADIITESSKFYGLMNTVWWEHLMIGGLAFGAVYMATDPVTASQTNKGKWIYGFLIGFISIMIRVFNPAYPEGVFLAILLMNVFAPTIDHYVVQGNVTKRLKRTKVKTA from the coding sequence ATGGGCTTAAAACAAAATTTACATAATTTAAAAGAGAAATATAAAGGAACAAAAATGGCTCCTGCGTTTAACGCAATCCATACCTTTTTATATTTACCAAATGTTGTTACTCACGGAGGAACACATATAAAAGCAGCAGATGATTTAAAGCGTACCATGAATACGGTAATTTTAGCTTTAATTCCTTGTTTGATTTTTGGAATGTTTAATGCAGGTTATCAACACCATGCAGCAATAGATGCTACTTTAAGAGCAGATGTATTAGCAAACTTTTTTACGTTCGACAATCTTTGGATTGGAATCATAAAAGTGTTACCATTAGTAATCATTTCTTACGGAGTTGGTCTTGGAGTTGAATTTATTTTCGCTATCATAAAAGGGCATGAAGTAGAAGAAGGTTATTTAGTAACTGGTATGTTAGTTCCATTAATTGTACCTATTGATACTCCTTTATGGATGTTATCTGTAGCAGTAATTTTTGGAGTTGTAATTGGTAAAGAAGTGTTTGGAGGAACCGGAATGAATATCTTAAATCCTGCTTTAACAATTAGAGCTTTCTTATTTTTCGCATATCCAACTTGGATGTCTGGAGATAAAGTTTGGGTTCATGGAGCAGATCCTCGTATGGGAATGCTAGGGACTGAAAATATTCCTGATGCAATTTCTGGAGAAACTATTTTAGGTGCTTATGCTCAAGGTCAAGAAGTAATTTACTCTAATTGGGATATGTTCTTTGGTTTTATACCAGGTTCAGTAGGTGAAACATCAACATTCTTAATTCTTTTAGGAGCAGCATTCTTGATTTTTACAAAAATTGGAAGTTGGAGAATTATCGTTTCTACTTTCTTAGGAGCAGCAGTAATGGGGTTAATATTTAATCAAATTGTAGCAGCAGATATTATTACAGAATCTAGCAAGTTTTACGGATTAATGAACACAGTTTGGTGGGAACACTTAATGATTGGTGGTTTAGCATTTGGAGCAGTTTATATGGCTACAGATCCTGTAACAGCATCACAAACAAATAAAGGAAAATGGATTTACGGTTTTTTAATTGGTTTTATTTCAATTATGATTCGTGTGTTTAATCCTGCATATCCAGAAGGAGTATTTTTAGCAATCTTATTAATGAATGTATTTGCTCCAACAATAGACCATTATGTGGTTCAAGGAAACGTAACGAAAAGATTAAAACGTACTAAAGTTAAAACTGCCTAA